In Acidisarcina polymorpha, the DNA window ATGTGTTCCTGAACATCGATGCCGTTCACGATGAATCCGTTAGAGGATTCGCGCTGGCCGTTGATGGAGAGGTTGCCGGGATTCAGATCGCCTGACGGATCGAGGGCACCAGTGACACCGGCCATGATGACAGAGTTCGGCAATAAGGTGGAGATTGGCGAGACTCCGGGCTGAATCGCGAGCAGATCGGTATAACTTCTCCCATTGAGCGGGAGCGAGGTCAATTGCGCGCTGGAGACGACCTCGCCGAGATGGGTGGCGATGGTTTCGACGGCGACACTCGAGGCGCCGGTCACGACGACATCGTCCGATCGCTCGCCGAGCGTAAGCGATGCGTCTATGCGAAGAGCGGAGTCGGTGTCGACCGCCAGATCCATCCTCTGCTGGATGGTGAATCCTTTCGCGGAAATGGCGAGATCGTAGTGCCCAACCGGAAGGTTTGGGAAGGCAAAAGTCCCCTGACGATCGGTGACTGCATGATGGGTTGTCCGTTGAGCGTTGTTGACGAGGGTGAGGGCGGCACCTGGAATGACTGCGCCGCTGGGATCGGTGACGGTGCCGGAGATGCTGCCACCGGTCGCTGCCTGCAACTGCAGGGTCATGAGAAGAATGAAAACGAGGATTGTCGGAGTCAGGTAGGTCGTACGTAGGCAATGCGACTTCGAGGCGGACATCGTTTTTCTCAGACCGAATAAAGCCGTTGGTCCGCGCGAAGGCTGTTATTGCACAGACTCTTTAACAAGCCAGCCTTTTAGAGCGAGGGTGACGGCGTTTATGAATATCGTGTGACGGCGGGTCGAGAACTTCTTCTCTAATTCAGACGCCAGGCAAGGAGAATTTTGCCTCGCCATCCATATGCTACTCCATCCATTCCCAACCTATGCTCCGAGTACGCGGTAGCTTGCTCGAGCAGATTGCGCCGGACGGGAAAAGTTAAATGTTATTTCTTGCTTCCAAGGCAATCCGAAGGATAAGGTACTCCGTACTCAGGGAAACGAACGGTAAGCTCCTGAACCCCAAGACAATTCATTCATTCACATCCTGTGCAGGCTCTTCCCGTTCCCGAACGCACGATGAAGTTATGGGAGAGTCGTATGTCGAAAGTAAGATCCTTCGCCGGACTCGCTTTGAGTCTGCTTATCGCTGTGCCGCCCGGAGCCTTGGCATCAAGCCATCGGGAAGCACCTATTACTGCACTGGACCACGCCGCTGACATTACCGATTTTTATGCCTTTGTCAGCTACGATCATCCGGACCGCGTCACCTTCGTCCTGAATGTGGATCCGTTTCTGCAGCCGAGCAATGGACCCAACTACTTCCCCTTCGACCCCTCGATCGTTTACCAGATCAAAATCGACAACAATCATGACGCCGTGCCGGACGTCACTTTTCAGTTCCGGTTCCAGACCACGATCCGTGATCCTCAGCTCTTTACCGGCTTTGCCGGTGCGGGAGCCGGCATCGATGCGCCCGCAAATTCGCCTGCGCCGGTCCCGCCGGGTACTCCGATTATTCCTCCTGCGATCACTTCGCTCACGGGGCCGGGATCTGCCGGCTTGAGTCTGGAACAGACATTCGCCGTCAACATGCTTAAGGGCGATCACAACATTGCGTTGAAGAACAAGACGGGCAGTCCGCTGATCGCGGTCCCCAGCAACGTAGGCCCGCGCACCATGCCGGACTATGACGCCCTGGCGGCACAGGGGATTTATAACCTCCAAGGGACGGATGCTTCCGATATCAAGGTCTTCGCGGGCACCGTGGCCGATCCGTTCTTTATCGACCTGGGCGCGGCCTTTGACAGCTTCAACTTCCGCGCGGCTGCGGGCGGGGGTGTTCTTACCAAGTTGCAGGATGCCAACGACCAACTCAACACCGCCCCTAATTCGGTCGCTGGCTTCAACGTCAACACCATCGTCATCGAGGTGCCCATTTGCCTGCTGACGAGCGATGGAGCCCAACATAAGTCCACGGATCCGAAGGCGGTCATCGGGGCATGGGCAACCACCTCCAGGTCAGAGATGACGATTCGACCGCCCCACACACCGGCCGAAAATTCAGGCCGCCTTGCCCAGGTTCAGCGCCTTGGTAATCCACTGATCAACGAATTGATTATCGGAACTGGCAGCAAGGATTACTGGAGCATGTCGCACCCGCTGGACGATAGTCAATTCGCGGCCTTCGACCTCGATCCGCTGCTTGCCAGGGTCTTCAATGCGGTGTTTGGCATCAATATACCGGCTCCCCCCAGAACCGATCTTCTCCCGCTGGTCACTTACGCGGCCCCGATAGCTCCCCCGGACACTCCCGCCGGGCCGATCGCCGACCTGTTGCGGCTCAACACTGGTGTGGCACCGACGCCCTTGGTAAGTCGCAGGCGCCTGGGTCTGCTCGACGGGGATGCTGCCGGATTCCCGAATGGGCGGCGGCTCACCGATGATGTCGTCGACATTGCCGCGAGAGTGGTCGCGGGCGGCGTGCTGAGCCCGGGATTCAATGTCGCGCCGAACAACCTGCTCGGCGATGGCGTGAACGCGCCAGACGTCCCGCCACAGGAGACGTTTCCCTATGTGCACTATGCGTATAGCGGACGCGACAGCCGTCACATCAGTCCGGGCGATCCTACTGGCTGCGGCGATCAGCCGCCGTCGTCCAGCTCGCAGAACTCGGATGCTCCGCCTGCCAACCAGGGCGGTCCCGCGCCCTGCCCTGTGAACTAGAACAAGGTTGTCGCGATGGACTGCTGACCTCTGCGTGGAGTGTCTCTCTGCGCAGAGGTCGAAATCTCACACGGCGGTACAGCGGTTTCTTAGTACAAGGGTTTCTTAGTACAAGGGTTTCTTATGAGATTGCGATATACATCGCTTCTGATTGGTGTTGCCCTCGCATGCGCGTCAGGATTCGCCGAGCAAAAGGAAGGCACTCCGGCGCAGCAGAGCATTGCGGCGGCGCAGCAGCAGATCAAGCTCGATCCGAAGAAGGTGCAGGCTTTCAACGAACTGGCGCTGGGGCTGCTGCGAAGAAGTCGCGAGACTGCGGATGCCAAGTATCTAAAGGATGCCGAAGCCGCTCTCGCCCAAGGTTTGCAACTGGCGCCCGGGGACTTCCAGATGCAGCGGACGGAGGTGGCGCTGATGCTGGGGCGTCATGATTTTGCTCAGGCGAAGGAACGCGCACTCATTCTTCACCACCGCACGCCGGACGATGTAGCCACCTATGGAGATATCGCTGAAGCGGACATAGCGCTAGGCAACTATCCGGATGCGGAGACGAATGCGCAGTGGATGATGAATCTGCGGCCCAACAATATTCCGGCGCTGATTGCTGGAGCGGAACTGCGGGTGCTGTATGGAGATCCTGCAGGCGCCATCGATTTCCTGAACCGGGCATCGTCGGAGACCTCGCCGGCCGAGGTCGAGGAGCTCGCTTGGATTGCGAACCGCGTTGCGTCGATCCAGGTCGAATCAGGACAAGTCGACGCGGCCGAGCAGACGCTCGAACAGGCGGAGCGGATCTTTCCCGGATATGTCTCCACAATGGAGAACCTGGCTGCGGTTCGGATGGCGCAGAATCGCGCTAACGATGCGGTTGAACTCTTGACGAAGGCCGCCGAGGTCGATAGCGATCCGCACGTGATTTATCGATTGGCGGTGGCGGAGCAGAAGGCGGGGCTGTCTGATGAAGCCCAGGCAAAAGAAGCGCAGGCGAGCTTTGTGGAATTCGAGAAGATGACGAGCGAGCCGGGAAAAGCGACGCATGAGGCGAGGCTTGATCTTGTTCTGATGGAAGCGGGATTGCCGGCGAAGGCTCCGGATGCATTGAAGCTCGCGCAGGCGGAGATGGCGGAGCGCCAGGACGTGTGGACGCTCGATGCCTATGCGTGGGCGCTGTTTGCCAACGCGCAATATCAGGCAGCGGAGGCTGCAGAGCAGAAGGCAATGGCCATTGGAATTCGAAGCGCACAGATCTTCGATCATGCCGGCCATATCGCGCAGAGGCTGAACCACAGCGAGGATGCTGCCAGGTACTTCAAACTTTCAATACAATCCAATCCCATGTCGGATTATGCTTCCGATGCTCTTAAGTCAGCAGGAACGACGGTGCTGGCTTATGCCCCGGAGCAAAGATCGGTTCAGACTGCAAGTGGTTCGCCGTTAGAGCCGGAATCACCCGATGTCTTGCCGCGTCCGACGATTGCTTCGAAGGAACAGGCTGCGCGGCCGGGCGAAGTGGCAACGGTGGCCGCATCTCTGGTGTTTGCTCCAGTTCCGGAGGCGCTGCTTACACCACACCCTACCGGCACCGACCGGCTCATCCAGAGCGCTCAAGCTACTGCGCTGCGGAATCCCAATGACGCCAAGGCGTACTCGGGACTGGGAGCTGCGTACTTTCAGCGTGCCCGTGAGACTGGCGACGTCAACGATTATCAGCTGGCCGAACAAGCGCTTACCAAATCGCTCGACCTGGTTTCAGCTGACTTTTCGGCAGATGCCGCGCTGGGCACGATGGCCTCGGTATGCATGGGAGAGCATCGCTTCAATGATGCACTTAGCTATGCGCAGCGAGGACTGTCGCTGGGAACGGGTGACGTCTCCTCGTTCGCCATTGTAGGGGACGCTTATGCGGACATGGGCGAGTACGACAAGGCCGCGCTTGCCTATAGTCGACTGACGCCGCGCGACATGACTCTGGAGCCGCGCGCCGCCTATGCGCGGGACAGCCGGCTCGCCTATTTGAAGCTCATTGCGGGTGACACGCCGGGAGCCATTCTGTTGATGAAAACCGCGGTCGCGGAGGGAGTAGAGGCCCAGCTTCCGAGTGAGAATCTTGCCTGGTTGTATTACGAACTGGGAGAGTTTTCTACGCTGAGCGGCGACACCGCCTCCGCGAATAGCGCCTACATGGCCGCGATCACGATTCATCCCGGAGATTATCGCGCGCTGGCGGGTTTAGCAAAGCTCAGAGCGAACCACGGCCGATCCGCCGAAGCGATTGGGCTTTATCAGAGAGCGATCGCCGTCGTCCCGATGCCAATCTTCATTGCCGAACTCGGAGACCTCTACGCACAAACAGGCAATGAGTCCGAAGCCAGAAAGCAGTATGCACTGGTTGAGTACATCGGGTTGCTTGGGCACATCAATCAAGTGCTCCATAATCGCGACCTCGCGCTTTTCTATGCGGACCACGATGTGAAACTCTCCGAGGCGCTCGAGCTCGCGCAGAAAGAGCTTGAAGTCCGGCACGACATCTATACCTACGACGCCCTCGCGTGGGCGCTCTGCAAGAACGGCAGGCTGACCGAGGCTGCGGACGCGAGCGCGAAGGCGTTGCGACTCGGAACCCAGGATCCGCTTCTGCTCTTCCATTCCGGAATGATTGCCGCACGTCTCGGTCAAGTAGAGAAGGCCCGCGCTGATCTCGAGCAATCGCTGCACATTAATCCCCACTTCGGCCTGATCGATTCGACAGTTGCCCAGCAACAACTCAATAGGCTGGGAATTCAATCTGCTTCGAAGGAAGGTTCTGGCCAATATGCTCGCTAAACGACTCGATCAGCTCTGGCCGTTGCTGCTGGTGATGGTTCTTGCGCTCCCGGCCTGGGCCCATCCGATGGGCAACTTCAGCGTGAATCACTATTCGAAGATTGACTTGCAGAGTGACCGAGTGGTGGTGCGATATTTCATCGATCTTGCGGAGATTCCCACCTATCAGGAGCTGCAGCAGGGCAATATCGCAACGACTGCGCTCAAGCCGGGCTCCGCGTCAGGCATGAGCTACGTTGCGGCGCGCGGCACTGAGCTGGGACGGGGTCTGGTTCTCGAGATCGATGGTCAACAAACTTCACTGCGAATGATTTCGAGCGCTGTCATCTTTCCTCCCGGCGCCGGCGGGCTTCCGACCATGAAGATGGGTTTCGTTTATGAAGCGGCGATTCCATCGGGCATTGACCGTCAGCGGGTCAACCTGCACTATGCCGATCACAACTATCCGGGACACACGGGATGGAAAGAAATCGTGGCGCTTGCTTCGGCTGGTTCTTTGCTTCAAAGTTCGGCTTCGGCTACGGACCGCAGCGGGGAACTGAGCAACTATCCAACGGATCTGCTGACCAGTCCACCGCAGGATCTGGATGCTTCGGTTGTTGCCGCGCTCCCCATAACAACTGGAACGGTCACCAAGACAGAGGCTCATCGGGCATCTCCATTGGCTTTGAAGGATCCTCCAGCGGCTTTGAAGGATTTGCCAACGGTCTTGAAGAACGGGGGCGCAATCGTTGCTCGCCGGGTTCGCCCCGGGAAGATGGAACAGAGTGCTCCTGCGCTCGCGTCTACCCCAGCTCGACCGATTGGCGCAGCGCAGGGGGCTTTGCAGGCCACGACTCCAGCTTCGGTTCCGGTGCATCTCGAGGCCAACCGGCAGCAGACTCCGCGCAGCAGATTTACTGAGTTGATCACGGCCCAGCATCTTAGCGCCTGGTTCCTCTTCACGGCGGCATGGATTGCTGTCGGACTTGGAGGATTACATGCACTTGAGCCCGGCCATGGGAAGACCATTGTGGCTGCCTACCTGGTAGGTTCGAAAGGCACTGCGCGGCATGCCTTCCTGCTGGGGCTGATCGTGACTGTGTCTCATACTGCCGGTGTTTTTGCGCTGGGAGCGATCACGCTATACGCTTCCCGATACATTCTGCCCGAGCAACTTTACCCCTGGCTTGGCGCTTTCTCGGGAATCACGATTATGGGGCTGGGTTGCTACATGCTGCTGCGGCGTTTGAGCGGCGCGGTCACGGAGCACTCTCATGCCCCGGGCGCGCCCTCAGCCCATTGGACTCTTTGGAGGCCCAGACCGGTGGGGCAAGAGCCTGACGCCACGCCGAGCGCCGGCAACCCTCAGCCGGTGAGCATGACTCAACTTTTCACGTTAGGAATTACTGGCGGAGTGATTCCCTGTCCGGCCGCCCTTATTGTGCTGTTGAGCGCAGTTGCGCTGCATCGCGTGGGGTTGGGTTTCTTCCTGATTGTGGCCTTCAGTCTGGGGTTGGCCGCAGTGCTTATCGGCTTCGGCATGTTGATGGTCTTCGCACGCCGCTTCATGACTCACCTGCGGATCGACGGGCCGCTCACTCAGCGCTGGCTTCCGGCGGCATCGTCGGGGTTCATTACGATCCTCGGCATCATCCTGACTGTTCAGGCATTTTCGTCGATGCACTTGCATCTGCCTATGGTTTCCGGTGCGAGGCTGGGACCGGTGCTGCTGGTCTCCGGGCTGGGCCTGGTCCTAGGAATGCGGCACTCGACCGACGCTGATCATGTGGTCGCTATTTCAACCATCGTCAGCAAGCAGCGGAGTATTCGCAATGCCGCCTTCATCGGGTCAGTGTGGGGGCTGGGTCACACGCTGACGATCTTTGTCGTCGGCTCGCTCATCATTCTCTTCGGTGTCGCGATCCCGCCGAGGTTAGGCTTGTCGATGGAGTTCAGCGTAGCCCTCATGCTGATTCTGCTGGGCGTTCTCAACCTTACTGGTGTCATGCAAAGGATCACCACTTACTTCACGCCAAGCGGCGCAACCAACTTGAATACAGCCGAGGCTGGGACGACCGGTCGACAAGAGACGAACGCGGTACGAAGCAATCGGACACGAAGCATCTACGACAGTTCGGTAGGCCGTTTCGGTTGGTATCAGTGCATTCGCCCGTTGGCGATTGGGTTGGTGCATGGGCTCGCGGGGTCCGCAGCGGTGGCTTTGCTGGTCTTGTCCACGATTCACGACCCGGTTTGGGCGACCGTTTATCTGCTCATCTTCGGTGCTGGAACCATGATTGGGATGATGTGCATGACGGCCGCAATTGCTTTGCCTCTCGCCTACGCGGGAGATCGATCTGCCATGTTCAGCCGCTATCTCGGGGTGACCTCCGGCGTGGTCAGCCTTTGCTTCGGATCATTTCTGGCGTATCAACTGGGTTTCCTGGGCGGACTGTTTACCGGTCACCCACAGTGGACTCCCCGGTAGATTCGCCGAGTTCGGTTCGGACGGATAGCGGAGAACTGCAACGCGACCGGAGGCTTGCCTGGTCACAGAATCGGAGGGCGTCCGGAGACGGCGGCTGTGAGCAGCGCGAGACGGATGGCGCCGATGAGCTGGGCGTCGACTCCAAGGACGCTGTGGAGCAGGCGCGGGGGTGTTCGCATATTCAGCGTGGCAAGGGCTGCCCGGGTGGCGTCAATTAGCGCGGGATGCATGCCGACACTGCCGCCAAGCACAAACAGGGGGCAGTTCAAGACGAGGGCGATGTTATAGATTGCCCGCGAGAGCGCGACGGCGGTTTGTTGAAGAAGGGCCTGGGCTGGGGGATCGCCGTCCAATGCGCGGTCAAATATCTGGGTGGCGGTCAGATCGTCGGCGGGCGCATTTGATTCGGGGCGAAAGTGATTCTGCCATTGGGCGCGGATGCCCTCACCGCCGCTCATGCTTTCGAGCGCTCCGGGCTCGCCACGTTTGGCGGAAACGTCGGGCACGCCAGAGATGAGCATATAGCCGATCTCGCCGGCAGCCCAGCTAGCTCCCCGAAAGAGCTGCCCATTGAGCATGATGCCGGCGCCGATTCCGGTACCAATCGCGAGGAAGACGAAATCACCAGCGTCTTTTGCAGCGCCTGCCCAACTCTCGCCAAGCGCTGCGAGATTGACGTCATTATCGACGACGGCGGGGATGTCGAAGGCTTCCTCAAGCATTGCGCGGAGGGGAACGTCGCGCCAACCCATGAGATAGGAGGTGGCAATGACAATGCCCGCCTCAACGTCGGTGATGCCGGGCGCACCGGCGGCAATGGCCCTCAGGCTTTGGTTGGCTGCGGGATGTTGCGCGAGGAGGTGCTCCACGCCCTGCTTGATGAGCTGGACCACGACCTCAGCATCGCGGAGACCGGCGGTGGAGCAGGCCCATCGCGCCTCGATGGCGCCATTTCCATCGGCAAGAGCGAGGCGCAGGTTTGTCCCACCAATATCGACGCCAACTACGTAGCAGGGATCGTCCGTCGCGACGGAGCCGCGGTGGGTTGTGTCGAGACTGCGGATACGATCATGCGTCATTTGCAGGAGTGCCTCTTCATTAAAGATTCTTCGCGTCACATCCGCTCCCCCGACGGGCTCAGGACGCGACTGCAGTGGTGGTCGAACTAATGCTTTCCAGGGCGCGTCCCTTGGTCTCCGGGACGATGAAGCGGACGAACAAGAGAGTGAGGATACAGAAGATGCCGTAGATGATGAACGTAACGGAATTGCCGGCTGCCTTGATGAGCGAGAGAAAGGTCAAGGAAACCAGGAAATTGGATGCGCCGGAGCCCAGGGTCGCCGCGGCAACGCCGCGACCGCGCAGTTGCAGGGGAAATACCTCGGAGACGAGGATCCATGCGATGGGTCCCATGCTGAAGGCGAAGCAAGTGATGTAAACCATCAGGCAGACAGTGGCGACGGCGCCGGGCGCTGCCGAGAAGGCCGACGGATTATGGAAGGAATAGGAGAGCAGGAAGAGGGAAGCGGTCATTCCGCTTACGCCGGCGTAGAGCAGGGGCTTGCGTCCGACTTTATCGACGAGCACCAAGGCGATGATGGTGGCGAGAACGTTAATAATGGCGACCAGGAGTGTGGCGAAGATTGCATTTTTGTCGGAGGTAATTCCGGCCAGCGAAAATATCTGGGGTCCATAGTAGATGATTGTGTTGATGCCGGTGACCTGCTGAAGGACGGTGAATCCTACGGCGATCAGGAGCGACCCGCGAACGGCAGGACTCCAGAGGGCGCTCCAGCGCTTTTCGACTTTGGTGTTGAGGGCGGTGCGGATGTCTTCGACTAACACTTGAGCGCCCGCCTCATCGGTGTAGGAGAGCAGGATGGCTTGTGCCTCGGTGGCCCGGTTCTGGGAGAAGAGCCAACGCGGGCTCTCGGGTAGAGCAAGAAGGAGGACGACAAACAGCAATGCCGGCACGGCGCCAATGCCGAACATGAGCCTCCAGGCATGATGGGAGGAGAGCAGATAACCGGCGAGGTCGGCGAAGGCGATGCCGAGCGTGAGAGCAAACTGGTAGAGGCCGATGAGGGTGCCTCGGGACCTGGGTGGCGCCAGTTCGGAGACGTATACGGGAGCGGTCACGGAGGTGAACCCGATGGCCAGGCCTAAGAGGGCGCGAGCACAGATCAGCGTAGCGGGATTTTGGGACGCGGGAGCGAGCAGGGAGCCGACGAGGAAGATGGCTCCTCCCCAAAGCAGCGTGGAGCGTCTGCCGATGCGATCCGCGATGCTACCGCCGACGAGCGCGCCGATCATGGCCCCGACGAGAACGATGCTGACGACCCACTCCTCCATGCGGGTGGAAAGCGAGAAGGTCTCTCGCACGTAGATCAGCGCGGCCGCGATGATGCCCATGTCGAAGCCGTAGAGGATGCCGCCGAGACCTGCGATCAAGGACACTTTCCAAATGAAGCGGCGATGCCGCGATGTGTGTGAGATGGTCGCTGTGTCGGTCATTCCGTGGTGCTCCTTGCGCCCGCTGCCGGAGGTCGTTTACTGCTCCATCACACCATATTGAAAGCGGGGCGGGAGACGGCATCCATTTCTTTCCACCATGCCAAGGGTGAGTGCCTGCGGCACCAGAAGCGACGTAATGCTTTCCCAGGGTTCGGGCACGGCTTCGATGCGAACCGGGAACAACTGGCCGGTAGCCTTGCGGTCGTCGTTCGAGACGAGAATTACTTTTCCGCCGCGGCGATTGCACTCTTCGGCGAGCTTGATCCCAAGTTCCGCGACCCGGCCGATGGCGAAGATAATGGCGACGTGCGACTCATCGACATCGAGGTTGGGACCGTGTTTGAAGCCGGCGCCGGTATGCGCGGCTGCCCGGTGCCCGGTCATTTCGCGGATACAGAGAGCGCTCATGATCGCGCTGCCGTAGGCGGCGCCGCGGCCGATGATCTCGGTGTTCGCCGCGCCTCGACAGAAGGCTTCGAGCTCGGCACGCCGGGCGAAGATCGGATCAAGGCTAGCGGCAAAGATGTCTGCTGCGCGATCGGCATCCTGCTGCCAGGGAAGATCGAGGATTTCGGAGGCGAGAATGATGGCGGCGGCAGCGGCGTTGGTGTAGGTCTTGGTGGCATTGCCATACTCGGGGCCGGCGAGGATCGGCAGTTTATAGCGGGCAAGGTTCCAGCAGGTACTGACGGGATTGTTGCAGATCAGGCCAATGGCCCGTTCGCCGGCTTTCTCGAAGAGCGCGACCAGTTCGGCGCTTTCGCCGGAGGTGGTAAGCAGCACGGACAACGCGGAATCGTCCCACACCGAACGCCCGTAGTGCAGCCACTCGCCCGCATCGAGCGAAACCGAGAGTCGATTGTGAGTCTGGAGAAGGACGGATCCGGAGAAGGACGAACAGAAGGAGGCGCCCATGCCGATGAAGAAGATGGGACCGTCCTTTTTTGCCAGCTCACGGAAGCTCTGGAGTTGCGCGCGAATGGCGGGATCGCTGCGGTACGCCTGGATGAGGTCGCGCAGACGCCGGGGCTGCTCGCGGCACTCGTATTCGAGTATCTGTATACCATTCGCGGCCAGGAGCTCTCCGGGGGGTTCGACGCCGTTGATCCACCTGGGCGATTGGCGATGGGCTAGGCTCGCGTGGCCTGGGGATGTGCCAGGGCTTTGCTGATCGACTTCCTGCATTCGATTCCTTACTTGAGATCAAGAGTGTGCTTTGTCCAGGGCGGCGGCGGAAGGAGGCGAGCAGGCAAACGATTCACATACACCGGAGAGCGCACATGGCAAAGCTTAAAAATCATACTTCGTAACGATAACTTAGTATCTATGGTCTGAGTGAGGAAAGCAAGGATTGGTTTATGGCGCGGCGGCCGGTATGGGGCGGATGACTCCCGCAGTTTCCGGATGACGGCACTGTCTCGCTGGCATATATTGATCTCTGGGATCCATACCGTTCCCTAGCCCGAGTGAAGAAGAAATCGATCCCAATCGGCAGGCCGTCGGTCCTGCGATACGCGAACGCGCATGGCATTCTGAAGCTTTTGCGCGAATGCGGTTCCTGCTCGCGGGCCGACCTGGTCCGGGCCTCTGGGCTGAGCGCCCCAACTGTCACGAATGTTGTCAAGGACCTGCTGGCGGAAGATCTGGTAGAGCCGCTTGGCGAGGGTGAGTCGAGCGGTGGACGGCCACCGGACATGATCCGCTTCAAAGCGGAGCGGGGCTGCCTGCTTGGCGTGGAGCTTTCGGCGGAGAGTATTTCCTTTCTGCTGACAGACCTGAACGGCAGTGAACTTGACATGAAGGAGCTATCGATCGCGAAGCGGAAGACGACGCCCGAGGCGATTTGCGGCTACATCGGGGAGGAGCTGAAACTTCTGCTGCGAAAGCACAGGAAGACCCGAGAGCAGCTACTTGCGCTGGTGGTTGGAGTGCCGGCGATCACTAATGTGGATGAGGGCAGCGTGCTGTCGATCAGTACGCTGGACGGCTGGCGTTCTGTTCCGCTGCGGGCGATGCTGAGCAAGGTCGTCAACTGCCTGGTCATCGCCGAAAACGACATCAATCTGGCTGCACAGGGCGAGAGCTACTGCGGAGCGGCCCAGGCCGAGAAGGACTTCGTCCTGATTCACATTGGGACTAATGTGGGCGCCGGTATCTTCCTCGGCGGCAAGATCCATCATGGCTCGCAGTGGTCGGCCGGGGAGATCGCCTATCTTCGCCTTCCCTCTATTTCGCGGCGGCAGCCGACCATTCACGAGTTCGGCGAATTGGAGACGGTGCTGACGAGTTCCGGCATTTTGAGAAGCTGGCATGAGGACAAGGGCAAACCGGCTTCAGGGGTGATGCGGAGCAACCGAGAGGTGGACGCGGCCGGCATTCTGAATCTGGCGCAGGCGGGGGATGTCCGCGCGGAAAAGATAGTCCACCGGCGGGCGGAGATCGTGGCGGACATCATTATCAATCTTTCGCTGATTTTGAACCCCGGGCTGATCCTGCTGGGAGGAGAGATTGGAAGTCACCCGGTGATGATTGACTTCGTGCGGAAGC includes these proteins:
- a CDS encoding ROK family protein, with the protein product MTRRIFNEEALLQMTHDRIRSLDTTHRGSVATDDPCYVVGVDIGGTNLRLALADGNGAIEARWACSTAGLRDAEVVVQLIKQGVEHLLAQHPAANQSLRAIAAGAPGITDVEAGIVIATSYLMGWRDVPLRAMLEEAFDIPAVVDNDVNLAALGESWAGAAKDAGDFVFLAIGTGIGAGIMLNGQLFRGASWAAGEIGYMLISGVPDVSAKRGEPGALESMSGGEGIRAQWQNHFRPESNAPADDLTATQIFDRALDGDPPAQALLQQTAVALSRAIYNIALVLNCPLFVLGGSVGMHPALIDATRAALATLNMRTPPRLLHSVLGVDAQLIGAIRLALLTAAVSGRPPIL
- a CDS encoding DUF4331 domain-containing protein, which encodes MSKVRSFAGLALSLLIAVPPGALASSHREAPITALDHAADITDFYAFVSYDHPDRVTFVLNVDPFLQPSNGPNYFPFDPSIVYQIKIDNNHDAVPDVTFQFRFQTTIRDPQLFTGFAGAGAGIDAPANSPAPVPPGTPIIPPAITSLTGPGSAGLSLEQTFAVNMLKGDHNIALKNKTGSPLIAVPSNVGPRTMPDYDALAAQGIYNLQGTDASDIKVFAGTVADPFFIDLGAAFDSFNFRAAAGGGVLTKLQDANDQLNTAPNSVAGFNVNTIVIEVPICLLTSDGAQHKSTDPKAVIGAWATTSRSEMTIRPPHTPAENSGRLAQVQRLGNPLINELIIGTGSKDYWSMSHPLDDSQFAAFDLDPLLARVFNAVFGINIPAPPRTDLLPLVTYAAPIAPPDTPAGPIADLLRLNTGVAPTPLVSRRRLGLLDGDAAGFPNGRRLTDDVVDIAARVVAGGVLSPGFNVAPNNLLGDGVNAPDVPPQETFPYVHYAYSGRDSRHISPGDPTGCGDQPPSSSSQNSDAPPANQGGPAPCPVN
- a CDS encoding tetratricopeptide repeat protein, which encodes MRLRYTSLLIGVALACASGFAEQKEGTPAQQSIAAAQQQIKLDPKKVQAFNELALGLLRRSRETADAKYLKDAEAALAQGLQLAPGDFQMQRTEVALMLGRHDFAQAKERALILHHRTPDDVATYGDIAEADIALGNYPDAETNAQWMMNLRPNNIPALIAGAELRVLYGDPAGAIDFLNRASSETSPAEVEELAWIANRVASIQVESGQVDAAEQTLEQAERIFPGYVSTMENLAAVRMAQNRANDAVELLTKAAEVDSDPHVIYRLAVAEQKAGLSDEAQAKEAQASFVEFEKMTSEPGKATHEARLDLVLMEAGLPAKAPDALKLAQAEMAERQDVWTLDAYAWALFANAQYQAAEAAEQKAMAIGIRSAQIFDHAGHIAQRLNHSEDAARYFKLSIQSNPMSDYASDALKSAGTTVLAYAPEQRSVQTASGSPLEPESPDVLPRPTIASKEQAARPGEVATVAASLVFAPVPEALLTPHPTGTDRLIQSAQATALRNPNDAKAYSGLGAAYFQRARETGDVNDYQLAEQALTKSLDLVSADFSADAALGTMASVCMGEHRFNDALSYAQRGLSLGTGDVSSFAIVGDAYADMGEYDKAALAYSRLTPRDMTLEPRAAYARDSRLAYLKLIAGDTPGAILLMKTAVAEGVEAQLPSENLAWLYYELGEFSTLSGDTASANSAYMAAITIHPGDYRALAGLAKLRANHGRSAEAIGLYQRAIAVVPMPIFIAELGDLYAQTGNESEARKQYALVEYIGLLGHINQVLHNRDLALFYADHDVKLSEALELAQKELEVRHDIYTYDALAWALCKNGRLTEAADASAKALRLGTQDPLLLFHSGMIAARLGQVEKARADLEQSLHINPHFGLIDSTVAQQQLNRLGIQSASKEGSGQYAR
- a CDS encoding nickel/cobalt transporter: MLAKRLDQLWPLLLVMVLALPAWAHPMGNFSVNHYSKIDLQSDRVVVRYFIDLAEIPTYQELQQGNIATTALKPGSASGMSYVAARGTELGRGLVLEIDGQQTSLRMISSAVIFPPGAGGLPTMKMGFVYEAAIPSGIDRQRVNLHYADHNYPGHTGWKEIVALASAGSLLQSSASATDRSGELSNYPTDLLTSPPQDLDASVVAALPITTGTVTKTEAHRASPLALKDPPAALKDLPTVLKNGGAIVARRVRPGKMEQSAPALASTPARPIGAAQGALQATTPASVPVHLEANRQQTPRSRFTELITAQHLSAWFLFTAAWIAVGLGGLHALEPGHGKTIVAAYLVGSKGTARHAFLLGLIVTVSHTAGVFALGAITLYASRYILPEQLYPWLGAFSGITIMGLGCYMLLRRLSGAVTEHSHAPGAPSAHWTLWRPRPVGQEPDATPSAGNPQPVSMTQLFTLGITGGVIPCPAALIVLLSAVALHRVGLGFFLIVAFSLGLAAVLIGFGMLMVFARRFMTHLRIDGPLTQRWLPAASSGFITILGIILTVQAFSSMHLHLPMVSGARLGPVLLVSGLGLVLGMRHSTDADHVVAISTIVSKQRSIRNAAFIGSVWGLGHTLTIFVVGSLIILFGVAIPPRLGLSMEFSVALMLILLGVLNLTGVMQRITTYFTPSGATNLNTAEAGTTGRQETNAVRSNRTRSIYDSSVGRFGWYQCIRPLAIGLVHGLAGSAAVALLVLSTIHDPVWATVYLLIFGAGTMIGMMCMTAAIALPLAYAGDRSAMFSRYLGVTSGVVSLCFGSFLAYQLGFLGGLFTGHPQWTPR